The following proteins come from a genomic window of Clupea harengus chromosome 22, Ch_v2.0.2, whole genome shotgun sequence:
- the ptx3b gene encoding pentraxin-related protein PTX3: MMRRMCLSWGLVAVCISSTLCGMGLGYGEDIDVNYADSYYNEISEDDPSEAVTPTAAPCAARDLSRWDKLFIMLEDSHMRQNMLMQHVDDMVRVELQYLRDEMRRLSTDNRRACATALEGTCAGLGEQMSRGFQHTQRQLREAEEKCQTQHNATRHLLQDTQKAQAARLAKLESGYGHGASLGQAPMKTRPTHPKEQDATSAGGTKMERTLLAVASDLQRVQAQLAVFQRSSASRYIPSGCEMALFFPMRSRHAFATVKPDRPMSLRSFTVCLWAKVTESLNKTVLFSYGTQQNPQELQLLLTWRSVHFTVGGESRLVGAQSVADAGQWRHYCGTWSSNQGLASLWVDGQQVAHSPGVAEGHVLAADGTVLLGQERGGPGLERDVDPMLAFTGKMSGVNVWDHVLAAERISQSARPEGSCDDRGNVIGWGVSEVTPYSSVQYIN, encoded by the exons ATGATGAGAAGGATGTGTCTGTCATGGGGATTAGTGGCGGTTTGCATCTCTTCCACGCTGTGTGGCATGGGGCTCGGGTATGGAGAGGACATTGATGTGAACTATGCAGACTCATATTACAATGAAATTTCAGAGGATGACCCCTCAGAAG cGGTGACCCCCACAGCAGCTCCCTGTGCTGCCAGGGACCTGAGCAGGTGGGACAAGCTCTTCATCATGCTGGAGGACTCCCACATGAGGCAGAACATGCTCATGCAGCATGTGGATGACATGGTCAGAGTGGAGCTTCAGTACCTGAGGGACGAGATGAGGCGCCTGTCCACTGACAACAGAAGAGCCTGCGCCACAGCGCTGGAGGGCACGTGCGCGGGGCTGGGCGAGCAGATGAGCCGAGGCTTCCAGCACACCCAGCGTCAGCTCAGGGAGGCTGAGGAGAAGTGCCAGACACAGCACAACGCAACACGCCACCTGCTACAGGACACCCAAAAGGCCCAGGCTGCCCGCCTGGCCAAGCTGGAGAGTGGGTATGGGCACGGGGCTTCTCTGGGGCAGGCGCCCATGAAGACCCGGCCAACACATCCCAAAGAGCAGGATGCAACCTCTGCAGGTGGAACCAAGATGGAGAGGACTCTTCTGGCAGTAGCGTCAGACCTCCAGAGAGTCCAGGCACAGTTAGCTGTCTTCCAAAGGTCATCTGCCTCTCGTTACATACCATCAG GCTGTGAGATGGCCCTGTTCTTTCCCATGCGCTCTCGACATGCCTTTGCCACTGTGAAGCCCGACAGGCCGATGTCCTTGAGGTCCTTCACCGTGTGTCTCTGGGCTAAAGTGACAGAGTCCCTCAACAAGACAGTGCTATTCTCCTATGGCACCCAACAGAACCCTCAAGAGCTCCAGCTTCTCCTGACGTGGCGATCAGTGCACTTCACCGTCGGTGGGGAGTCTCGGCTGGTGGGGGCACAGAGTGTGGCAGACGCAGGGCAGTGGAGGCACTATTGCGGCACATGGAGCTCCAACCAGGGTCTGGCTTCCCTGTGGGTCGATGGGCAGCAGGTTGCCCATTCCCCTGGGGTGGCCGAGGGGCACGTCCTGGCAGCAGATGGCACAGTGCTGTTGGGGCAGGAGCGGGGAGGTCCTGGGCTGGAGCGAGATGTTGACCCAATGCTAGCCTTCACAGGCAAGATGTCGGGGGTGAATGTGTGGGACCATGTCCTGGCTGCGGAGAGGATCTCACAGAGTGCAAGGCCAGAGGGGTCATGTGATGATCGTGGAAATGTGATTGGCTGGGGTGTTTCAGAGGTGACACCATACAGCAGTGTTCAATACATCAACTGA